Below is a window of Deltaproteobacteria bacterium DNA.
AACTTACCTGCAAGATGCTGCCGACGCGCATTGGTATTTTACGATGGAAGTCTTGGTCATTCGTCACTTCGATGCACAATGGCTGGGCTTGGGTCAGCTTCCCCCTTTGAAAAAGGGGGGCCGAGGGGGATTTTCTTTGGCCGAGTTGCGCAGTTGCCGCTGGAGAAAATCCCCCCGTTCCGCCCTTTTTCAAAGGGGGGGCAAGAGATGCAAAGAATTCGCTGGGGTCGCCGCCATTGTCGGGCCCGGCGCTTACTGGATTGATGATCGTAACTACGGCTGCGCAGACCAAACCGGTTATGAGACTGGGTAAATTATTTTTCAACGAAATCATTTCGCCGCCGTCGGCACGCGCACGCCTTTTTCTTTGTAGTAGCGCAGCGCGCCGGGATGAAACGGGATCGGCGAGCCGACCACGGCATTTTTCAAATTAATTTCGACGGCGGCTTTGTGCACGGCAACCAGCTCGGATGTGTTTTCGAGAAACAATTTGGTGATTTGGTAGGCGAGGTTCTCGTCTAGTTTCTCGTTGGC
It encodes the following:
- a CDS encoding DUF1850 domain-containing protein, with the protein product MISLKNNLPSLITGLVCAAVVTIINPVSAGPDNGGDPSEFFASLAPPLKKGGTGGFSPAATAQLGQRKSPSAPLFQRGKLTQAQPLCIEVTNDQDFHRKIPMRVGSILQVSFRHSIYASQVEEVFLIRANGFELNQLRYSEARLVDFYGHEAATRDNGAWIVTPAPAFLPELKLNLSADAAMSLGVEGETFNLPPDRAYRITVGPCNDHRYE